GTCCTTCACGGACTCTGAGTCTGTGAAGGGCCCCTTCACAGACCCGAAACCGGTCCGGTGCACGTCACGAGGTGGTCGCACACACCTCAGCATCGCCCGCTGCCGGGTCCCCGACCAACTTTGCCGGAACCCTGGCCGCTGAATCCGTGAAGGGACCCTTCACAGCCGACGGCTCGACGGTGGCGCGGATGAGTGCGGGGGAGAGGGAAAGACCGGTGGGCCGCGAACCGCGTCAGCTTTGCCAGACCACGTAGGCCTGGTCGGCGTCGGTGGTCATGGCTTCGATGAAACGGTCGTTGTCGAAGCCGGGGAGGGTTTGCAGGCGTTCGATCAGGGCGTCGGCCGCGGGGTCGCCACTGGGGATGGCGGTGCCTTTGCCATCGGAGCCGACGAGCATGAAGAAGACGTCCTCGTTCCAGGGGCCGTCGGGGATGACTCTGACCATCACGGACTGCAGCTCCGACCACGTGACGGCCTCTTCGCTGCCATCGGCAAGCGTGCGCCGCACCCCGGTGTCGTCGACACTGACGGTCCGGGATCGTGCGCTGGACGGATCCTGGGTCAACCGGTGCTCCCTGTCGTAAACGTTGCCGATTACCGTACCCGCCGGGTCCTCGCCCCGTCTCATGCGGGCGCGGCCGCGTCCAGTCGCTTCAACGCATCGCGCGCGACCTGCGGGTCCGTGGTCGGCCAGAACGGCGCCAGGGACGCACGCAGGAATCCGCCGTAGCGGGCGGTGGCAAGCCGCGAATCCAGCACCGCGATCACCCCGCGGTCGTCGATCGCGCGGTGCAGCCGGCCGGTGCCCTGCGCGAGCAGCAGTGCGGCATGCGTCGCGGCGACGGTGAGGAAGCCGTTGCCGCCCCTGGCTTCCACGGCGCGCTGCCGGGCCGAAGACACCGGATCGTCCGGCCGCGGGAACGGGATCCGGTCCACCACGACCAGCTGCAGCGACGGACCGGGCACGTCCACGCCCTGCCACAGCGTGAGCGTGCCGAACAGACAGGTCCGCGGGTCCTCGCTGAACTGCCGCACCAGCAGCCCAGTGGCATCGTCGCCCTGGCACAGCACCGGATGGTCGAGCCGTTCGCGCATGGCCGCGCTGGCCTGCTTCGCCGCGCGCATCGAGGAGAACAGCCCGAGCGTACGTCCGCCGGCGGCCTCCACCAGCTCGGCCAGCTCGTCCAAAGTGGACTCGCCGAGGCCGTCGCGGCCCGGTGAGGGCAGGTGCTTGGCCACGTAGAGGATGCCGTTGCGCCGGTGGTCGAACGGCGAGCCGACATCGAGGCCGGTCCACTTCGGCCCGCCGTCCTCGTCCGAGGGGGCTTCCTTGTCGGTCGCCGTGCCGGGCGACTTCTCCACCCGGGCACCGGACGGCGGCAGGCCCCACTGCCGCGCCATGGTGTCGAACGCGCCGCCGAGGGTCAGCGTCGCCGAGGTGAGCACGGTGGTGTGCTGATTGAATACGCGCTCCCGCAGCAGCCCGGCCACGCCGAGCGGGGCGACTTTCAGCGCGGGCGGGCGTGGGTTGGCCGAGTACTTGTCGCCGGTGAGCCACACGACGTCGCGCTGATGTGCCTGATCGTCGGTGTACGCGTCGAGCAGCCGTACCGCGACATCGTGCACCTCCTCCACCAGCGAACGCGCGAGCTTGCGCGCGGTGGCCTCGTCGACGTCTTCCTTGCGGTCGGAGCCCAGCGCGGTGAGGCATTCCTTCGCCGCGTCGCGCACCGCCGGGATCGCGCCCTTCAACGCCTGCGGCAGGGTGTCCAGCCTGCCCGCGGGCAGATCGTCGAGGATCAGCGCCAGGCCGTCGGAGGATTCCAGCAGCCGGTCCGCGATCGCCGCGTCCATCACCCGGCCGCAGCGGCGTGCGGCGGAGGCGGCCATCGCGCTGGTCAGCTCCCCGGTGGCGACGGAGGTGACCCGGTCCACCAGATCGTGGGCCTCGTCGATGATCACGAGATCGTGGTCGGGCAGCACCTGATAGCCCTGGAGCGCGTCGATGGCCAGCAACGCGTGGTTGGTGACCACCACATCGGCCTTGCCCGCCTCGCCACGCGCGCGCTCGGCGAAGCAGTCCGTGCCGATCGGGCAGCGGTTCACGCCGAGGCACTCCCGCGCGGTGACCGAGACCTGCCGCCAGGCCTGATCCGACACCCCGGGCACGAGTTCGTCCCGGTCGCCGGTCTCGGTGTCCGAGGACCACTCGTGCAGCCGGGTGATCTCCTTGCCCATCCGGGAGACCGCGAACGGATCGAACAACTGCGCGTCCTCGGGCTCGTCGGCCGGGCCGGTGTCGAGCCGGTGCAGGCACAGATAATTGCGGCGACCCTTGAGAATCGCGAAGGTCGGCGTGCGGCCGAGCGGTTTCTTCAGCGCCTTGGCCAGCCGCGGCAGATCCCGGTCCACCAGCTGGCGCTGCAGGGCGATGGTGGCGGTCGAGACGACCACCGTGGTGTCCTTCTCCACCGCGTGCCGGATCGCCGGGACCAGGTACGCCAGGGACTTCCCGGTGCCGGTGCCGGCCTGCACGGCGAGATGCTCCCCGGTGCGGATCGCGTGGCCGACGGCATCGGCCATCTTGACCTGGCCGGGGCGCTCGGCGCCGCCGACGGACTCCACTGCGTGGGTCAGGAGTTCGAGGACGCCGGGGAAATCGGTTCGGGCGGGCACAGCCAGACACGATAGCCGTCGTCCCCGACAGGATCACCGCTCCGGCGCGAACGGGCCGTTCGCGCCGGAGCGGCGGAACGCGTCAGTCCTGCTTGCGCAGCCGCGAAACCGCGGCCCACGCCAGCGGCAGCACACCGGCCGCGACGACGATCTTCAGCAGGTCACCGATCAGGAACGGCACCACGCCCTTGCCGAACGCGGTGGCGAAGTCGTAGTGCGCGGCGGCCATCAGCCAGGGCACGCCGAACGCATAAATCACCACATTGCCCAGCGCCATGGTCCCCGCCATGCGCAACGGCGTACGGTCACCACCGCGGCGGGCGAGCGCGCCGACGAGCGCACCGGCGAACGCGAACCCGACGATGTACCCCGCCGAAGCACCCGACAGCCCGGAAGTCGCGCCCTGGAACCACGGCACGCCGGCCGCGCCGACGAGCAAGTACAGCAGCAGCGAAGCGGCGCCACGGCGCATGCCGAGCGTCGCGCCCACCAGCAGCGCGGCGAAGGTCTGGCCGGTCATCGGCACCGGCGTACCCGGCAGCGGGATCACCAGCTGCGCCGCCGCGCCGGTCAGCACGGCGCCCCCGGCCACCAGCGTCAGATCGCGCACGAGTGCGCCAGGCACGAGATCGGCCAGCACCTGGCGGCGGCCGGTGAGGGAAAGCGACGACACGGGACCTCCCACGACGAAAACGGACGTCCAGGCAGGTTAACGCTCGCTAGCCTGACCCGGCGGCACAAGTTGCGTTCCTCACGACGCCACACGTCCGGGTGGTGTAGGGGCGGTGGCGTTTGGCCCCGCCATCGCGCTGCCGATCTCGATGCACGGGCGAAGGGAGAACGATGCGCGCACGGGTCCGTTCGACGGGAACGCTGGTGACGGTGCTGACCGGACTATTGCTGGGTACGGCCGCCCACGCTGCCGAGGTGACCTCCACCGGGTGGGGTTCCGCGGGCAGCCTCGACTTGCTGGTGGACGGCGAGCATGTGGTCACCGGGGAGCTGGCCCGCTGCGACGCCGACGGGCCGTTGTCCGCGCGCAGCGACGGCGGCGTCGCGGGCAACGTCGCGGACTTCGGGTTCGGCGGCTCCACCTGCGGGCGTACGGGTGCGGTGGCCACCGTGCAGGGGGGCGGACAGCGATTCGAGACCGACCTGCTGCGCCGCTGGGGCGGACCCGTGCTGAAGGTCCGCACGTACTCCTCGGGCTGCTCGACCACCGAGTCCGGCAGCACCGGTTCGATGTCTATCGGTGAGGTTTCCGGGCTCACGGTGCCGTCTTCGATCCCCGCGAACTACTCGATCACCATCCCCGGCGGCGAAGCGGGCACAGCAATGGCCACGGTCACGCTGAACGAGACTGTTACGCCACAGCCGGCCGACGGCAGCCTCGTCACGCACGCCATGCACCTGAAGCTATTCCCGCAGGGCGGCCCGGCGAGCGGAGACCTCTACCTCGGCACTGCGGCGTGCAATCCGTACGGCAAGGGCGGTCAGCCGGGCGGCAAGGCGGGTACACCGGAGTAGGCGACGTCCGCTTCGTCGAAGTCCTTCAGCGTCGCGTCCACAGTGGCCCGTGAGCCGCCAACGGTGAGGTCCAGTAGCACGCGTACGCCGAAGCCTGCGCGCGCTGCGTCGAGCGCTGTGGCGCGTACGCAGAAGTCCGTGGCGATGCCGACCACATCGACGTCGGTCACGCTCCGCGCGTGCAGCCACTCTTCGAGCGTCTCGCCAGTACGGGACTTCCCCTCGAAGCCGGAGTACGCGGCTTCGTACTCGCCCTTCGAGAACACCTCCTCGATCGGGACGATGTCGAGTGCCGGATGGAACGAAGCACCGGCCGTGCCCACGACGCAGTGCGGCGGCCAGCTGTGGTTGAAGTCTGGCGTTTCGCTGAAGTGGTCGCCCGGATCGATGTGGTAGTCGCGCGTGGCCACCACGTGCACGTAGCCGCCTGCAGCCACGTGCTGTGAGATGGCTTCGGCGGCTGCCGCCCCACCGGGCAGGCCGAGCGACCCGCCCTCGCAGAAGTCGTTCTGTACGTCCACCACGATCAGCGCGGTTCCCATGGCCTGCTCTCCCTACAGAAGCGTCGTCGGTATCGCGGGCTCGCCGTGGGAGAGCTTCAAACCTTCCCACGGCAGGCTGACCTGCGCACGCCGCAACCGGGCGCGCGCGTCGTCCAGTGTGGGCAGATCCTCCACCGCTTGGCCACCGCGCACCAGGGGTATCTGCAGGTCGCGGTCGTACTCCTCGGCCACCGGACGCTCTCCGGCAGCCGTCCACACGACATCTTCGACCGCGGTGCCGGTGGCCCGGTGCCGCCGTAGCACGTGCTTACGCCCGCCGCGGGACTCCTTGTGCGCACTGCGTTTCGCGACCGGACGGCCGTCCACTTCGACCAGCTTGTAGACCATGCCCGCGGTCGGCGCGCCCGAGCCGGTGACTACCGACGTACCGACGCCGTACGCGTCCACCGGCTCTGCGCGCAACGCTGCGATGGCGTGCTCGTCGAGGTCCCCCGACACGACGATGCGGGTGTCCTTGGCGCCCAGGGAGTCGAGCTGATCACGAGCCTTGCGCGCGAGCGGTCCGACGTCACCGGAGTCGATTCGGATCGCGCCCAGGTCGGTTCCCGCCACGCGTACAGCGGTTTCGATCCCGGCAGTGATGTCGTACGTGTCGACGAGCAACGTGGTGTCCGCGCCCATCTTTTCCACCTGCGCGAGGAACGCTGCTTCTTCGCTGTCATGCAGAAGCATGAAGGCGTGCGCCACGGTGCCACGAGTGGGAATGCCGTAGCGACGGCCGGCTTCGAGATTGGACGTGGTCGCGAAGCCGGCCAGGTACGCGGCCCTTGCCGCGGCGACGGCGGCGTACTCGTGCGTACGTCGTCCGCCCATCTCGATGATCGGCCGTCCGTGCGCGGCGCCCGCCATCCGCGCCGCTGCCGAGGCAATGGCGCTGTCGTGGTTGAGGATCGACAGCGTCAGCGTCTCCAGCACCACTGCTTCGGCGAAGCTGCCGGTGACGGTGAGGATCGGCGAGTCGGGGAAGTACAGTTCGCCTTCGGGGTAACCGTCGATGTCGCCGCTGAACTCGTAGTCCGCCAGCCAGGACAGCGTCGCCGGGTCCACGACAGCGGTCTGTTCGAGCACTGTCAGCTCGGCGTCGGTGAACCGGAAGTCGGCGATCGCGTCGAGCACGCGCGCAGTGCCGGCGACGACGCCGTAGCGCCGTCCGTCCGGCAGTCGCCGCGCGAAGACCTCGAACACGCATGGACGGTCCGCTGTGCCGTCCGAGAGGGCGCTCGCCAGCATGGTCAGCTCGTAGTGGTCGGTGAGCAGCGCCGTGCTGGCGCTGGTGACCGGCTCGGGTGAACCCATGGGATCAGCCTATTCACCCGTACGGCCGGACCTGGCGCGGCGTACCGGGTGACCGCCGTGACACCATGGGGTGCATGTCCACGCCTGTTGCCTCCGAACAGACGCAGGTCGATCCGCTCGGGGCCGCCGTCACCGAATCCGACCAGCCGTGGCGGACCGTCGTGTGGAACGATCCGGTCAACCTCATGTCGTACGTGACGTACGTGTTCCAGAAGCTGTTCGGCTATAGCCGGGACCACGCCACCAAGCTGATGCTCGACGTACACCACAAGGGCCGGGCGATCGTGTCGTCCGGCGCCAAGGAGAAGGTGGAGACCGACGTGGCGAAACTGCAGGCCGCGGGGTTGTGGGCGACCATGGAGCAGCCCTCGTGAAGGCCTGGCGCCGCAAGGGAGAGGTCATCCTCGCCGGGTTCGAGCAGCAGGAGGCCGCGGTGCTGCGCGGCCTGGTCGGGCAGCTGGAGGACATGCTGCGCGCGCGGGGCGAGGAGGCCCCGCAGGACGAGCTGGCAGAGCTGACCGGCATCCGGACCGGCCCCAGTGAGGCACCGGACGACCCGGTGCTCTCCCGGCTGCTGCCGGACTTCCACCGGCTCGACCCGGACAACCCGAGCCGGGACGACCTCGACTCCGCCGCCGCGATGCGCTCCCTGCACGAACCGGAGCTGCTGGAGGCGAAGGTCGGCGTCGCCAAGACCGTGCTCGACACGCTCCCGCGCGACGGCGGCCAGGTGCGGCTGAGCTTCGAGCAGGCCGACGCGTGGCTCGGCGCGCTGAACGACGTACGGCTTGCGCTGGGTACCGCGCTCGACGTCACCGACGACATGCCGGACGAGCTGCCGGACGACGACCCTCGCGCCCCGCACCTCGGCGTCTATCACTGGCTGACCTGGGTGCAGGAGACGCTGATCCAAGCGGTCACCGCGTGAACGCGATCACCGACGTGCCGGGGGTGCTCGTTGGGCACCACCAGCGCCTCGGCGAAGGCTGGGCGACCGGTACGACAGTGGTCCTGGTGCCGGACGGTGCCGTCGGCGCGGTCGATCAGCGTGGCGGTGCCCCCGGTACCCGCGAGACCGACTTGCTGAAGCCGGAGAACCTCGTACAGCGGGTGAACGCGGTCTGCCTGTCCGGTGGAAGCGCGTACGGCCTCGCTGCGGCCGACGGTGTGATGCGCTGGCTCAGCGAGCGCAACCTGGGTTTCCCTGTCGGCGAGCAGCCGCACGAAGTCGTGCCGATCGTGCCTGGAGCGGTGCTGTTCGATCTTCCGCGTAGCGAGTGGGGGAATCGCCCGGACGCCGGCTTCGGTTACGCGGCCTGCGAAGCCGCCACGACGACCGTCGCGCAGGGCACCGTCGGCGCCGGCAGCGGCGCCGTCGTCGGCTCGCTCAAAGGCGGAATCGGTACCGCGAGCGAGCGGGTCGGCGAGGTGACGGTCGGCGCGATCGCCGCAGTGAACGCAGCCGGTGAGGCAGTGGACTTCAAGACCGGCCGGGCCTTCGCCGCGGACCACGAGGTGGACGGCGAGTTCGGCGTCCGCTGGCCGGACCGGCTTGGCGCCGTACATGGGCAGCGCACCGACCTGAACACCACAGTAGGCGTCGTGGCCTGCGACGCGGCCCTTTCGAAGGGCGAAGCACGCCGTCTCACCGTGTCCGCCCAGGACGGCCTGGCGCGCGCGGTCCGGCCGGCGCACAGCATGTTCGACGGGGACACGGTGTACGCGCTGGCCACCGGTACACGCGAGCTGCCGCAACAGTCCGGTTCCTTCGCGAGCGCCGCACGCGCGGGCGCGTTGGACGCGCTGTGCGCGGCCGCCGCACGGGTCTTCGCCCGCGCGATGGTGCACGGCCTCCTCGCCGCGACGGCAGCCGGGGGAGTAGCCGCCTATCGCGACGTATGGCCGGAGGCCTTCGGCCCTTCGTGACCGGTTTGGAGGTGGCGTGCGCCACTTCTCGCCATGTGGACAGCCTAGGTCCACGACCTAAGATGTCGGTGTGCTCCGGATCCGCCGTGAACTCGTCGACCAGATCGTCGCCCACGCCCGTCGTGATCACCCCGACGAGGCGTGCGGGGTGATCGCCGGCCCGGTGGGGTCCGATCGGCCGGAACGGTTCGTGCCGATGCTGAACTCGGCCCGTTCGCCCACGTTCTACCAGTTCGACTCCGGCGAGCAGCTCAAGCTGTACCGGGAGATGGACGCGAACGACGAGGCGCCGGTGGTGATCTATCACTCGCACACCGCGACCGAGGCCTACCCCTCGCGCACCGACGCGAACATCGCCGGCGAGCCGGAGGCGCACTACGTGCTCGTCTCCACCAAGGATCCCGATTCGCACGAGTTCCGCTCGTACCGGATCGTGGACGCCGAGATCACCGAGGAACCGGTCGAGATCCTCGACTGAGCTGCCGGAATAAGTGCGGCGTCGGCAGCGTCGAGCCCAAGGCGTCCGCGAGAAAAACCCACCGGAGGTAGAAACCCATGGCCGTGAC
This Amycolatopsis sulphurea DNA region includes the following protein-coding sequences:
- a CDS encoding ATP-dependent DNA helicase gives rise to the protein MPARTDFPGVLELLTHAVESVGGAERPGQVKMADAVGHAIRTGEHLAVQAGTGTGKSLAYLVPAIRHAVEKDTTVVVSTATIALQRQLVDRDLPRLAKALKKPLGRTPTFAILKGRRNYLCLHRLDTGPADEPEDAQLFDPFAVSRMGKEITRLHEWSSDTETGDRDELVPGVSDQAWRQVSVTARECLGVNRCPIGTDCFAERARGEAGKADVVVTNHALLAIDALQGYQVLPDHDLVIIDEAHDLVDRVTSVATGELTSAMAASAARRCGRVMDAAIADRLLESSDGLALILDDLPAGRLDTLPQALKGAIPAVRDAAKECLTALGSDRKEDVDEATARKLARSLVEEVHDVAVRLLDAYTDDQAHQRDVVWLTGDKYSANPRPPALKVAPLGVAGLLRERVFNQHTTVLTSATLTLGGAFDTMARQWGLPPSGARVEKSPGTATDKEAPSDEDGGPKWTGLDVGSPFDHRRNGILYVAKHLPSPGRDGLGESTLDELAELVEAAGGRTLGLFSSMRAAKQASAAMRERLDHPVLCQGDDATGLLVRQFSEDPRTCLFGTLTLWQGVDVPGPSLQLVVVDRIPFPRPDDPVSSARQRAVEARGGNGFLTVAATHAALLLAQGTGRLHRAIDDRGVIAVLDSRLATARYGGFLRASLAPFWPTTDPQVARDALKRLDAAAPA
- a CDS encoding biotin transporter BioY; this translates as MSSLSLTGRRQVLADLVPGALVRDLTLVAGGAVLTGAAAQLVIPLPGTPVPMTGQTFAALLVGATLGMRRGAASLLLYLLVGAAGVPWFQGATSGLSGASAGYIVGFAFAGALVGALARRGGDRTPLRMAGTMALGNVVIYAFGVPWLMAAAHYDFATAFGKGVVPFLIGDLLKIVVAAGVLPLAWAAVSRLRKQD
- a CDS encoding isochorismatase family protein is translated as MGTALIVVDVQNDFCEGGSLGLPGGAAAAEAISQHVAAGGYVHVVATRDYHIDPGDHFSETPDFNHSWPPHCVVGTAGASFHPALDIVPIEEVFSKGEYEAAYSGFEGKSRTGETLEEWLHARSVTDVDVVGIATDFCVRATALDAARAGFGVRVLLDLTVGGSRATVDATLKDFDEADVAYSGVPALPPG
- a CDS encoding nicotinate phosphoribosyltransferase, whose translation is MGSPEPVTSASTALLTDHYELTMLASALSDGTADRPCVFEVFARRLPDGRRYGVVAGTARVLDAIADFRFTDAELTVLEQTAVVDPATLSWLADYEFSGDIDGYPEGELYFPDSPILTVTGSFAEAVVLETLTLSILNHDSAIASAAARMAGAAHGRPIIEMGGRRTHEYAAVAAARAAYLAGFATTSNLEAGRRYGIPTRGTVAHAFMLLHDSEEAAFLAQVEKMGADTTLLVDTYDITAGIETAVRVAGTDLGAIRIDSGDVGPLARKARDQLDSLGAKDTRIVVSGDLDEHAIAALRAEPVDAYGVGTSVVTGSGAPTAGMVYKLVEVDGRPVAKRSAHKESRGGRKHVLRRHRATGTAVEDVVWTAAGERPVAEEYDRDLQIPLVRGGQAVEDLPTLDDARARLRRAQVSLPWEGLKLSHGEPAIPTTLL
- the clpS gene encoding ATP-dependent Clp protease adapter ClpS, yielding MSTPVASEQTQVDPLGAAVTESDQPWRTVVWNDPVNLMSYVTYVFQKLFGYSRDHATKLMLDVHHKGRAIVSSGAKEKVETDVAKLQAAGLWATMEQPS
- a CDS encoding DUF2017 domain-containing protein — encoded protein: MKAWRRKGEVILAGFEQQEAAVLRGLVGQLEDMLRARGEEAPQDELAELTGIRTGPSEAPDDPVLSRLLPDFHRLDPDNPSRDDLDSAAAMRSLHEPELLEAKVGVAKTVLDTLPRDGGQVRLSFEQADAWLGALNDVRLALGTALDVTDDMPDELPDDDPRAPHLGVYHWLTWVQETLIQAVTA
- a CDS encoding P1 family peptidase — translated: MNAITDVPGVLVGHHQRLGEGWATGTTVVLVPDGAVGAVDQRGGAPGTRETDLLKPENLVQRVNAVCLSGGSAYGLAAADGVMRWLSERNLGFPVGEQPHEVVPIVPGAVLFDLPRSEWGNRPDAGFGYAACEAATTTVAQGTVGAGSGAVVGSLKGGIGTASERVGEVTVGAIAAVNAAGEAVDFKTGRAFAADHEVDGEFGVRWPDRLGAVHGQRTDLNTTVGVVACDAALSKGEARRLTVSAQDGLARAVRPAHSMFDGDTVYALATGTRELPQQSGSFASAARAGALDALCAAAARVFARAMVHGLLAATAAGGVAAYRDVWPEAFGPS
- a CDS encoding Mov34/MPN/PAD-1 family protein gives rise to the protein MLRIRRELVDQIVAHARRDHPDEACGVIAGPVGSDRPERFVPMLNSARSPTFYQFDSGEQLKLYREMDANDEAPVVIYHSHTATEAYPSRTDANIAGEPEAHYVLVSTKDPDSHEFRSYRIVDAEITEEPVEILD